Proteins encoded within one genomic window of Alosa alosa isolate M-15738 ecotype Scorff River chromosome 24, AALO_Geno_1.1, whole genome shotgun sequence:
- the LOC125289380 gene encoding uncharacterized protein LOC125289380 isoform X4, which translates to MWPLHPTLCRQSPTPLPARVHGDPRVSPLSAPLLPRSTLLLLTLAPPHLERPPCTVTRRSKSFRDSLAEPGSALTRPTSLPSEPEPDSIPERPLQTCEWRHQVVPTVVRPNVRRPQVSPAVESPVPMPVSSPLCPTPALPSPLPSAISSPPPQNQVPISLLPGPVSASLSDTQTEYQRQLSTLTEEELSSSISPTEEKQMNLGRTESRGYERKREGDSVFGLEVVKAAKGSVSGQGAVVAPERDKAVLPLSVHQFPHSALLEGKELRDWREETQTGKDWKERREEKEQKVTFSSEREASKSIGDLEKPHSDWGPNTMVALLPSCPRVSSSPGLPSTMSHSTDEAQLEWTFDRKVLLEKPSKSISKVAILQASAPESLSKDEEEYADTKGVTYLSPSCPRESRIPGLPSTHMLMADSPRVVRDPNMVDLLITCPRVSNIPGIPSCQQMKVEEPKECLWSESKKPLCQPSCREKVLVFDSPGKAYEDKEARGHMVAIVPTCPQESRIPGFPSTPRPKVNPRVQMPSMIDILPTCPKSTHIPGLPTVMVSNETLSLKWPSEDIVFYKPFKGKPRILHFHDLGKFYHDMEMLKTMVVLVPTCPRKARNPGFPSVPRDPEKLHLSNAPSMVNILPTCPKSSGISGLPSRLHTGSGGWLTCNSLLWDKPLKRQASGIHHFSAGLLPLEKNVNMSNMRPSCPKTTRIPGCPSAPRPEICRAPSIVNLVPSCPKVSKIMGFPSIKALKAEQDMPWWYALDNKLFWAKQIKNTSTLFKPLPSGVTLSKEGGDIGRSMFKLAPTCPGQARVPGFPSAPKPELKRAPNMINCLPSCPKISRVPGIPSAKKLVEEFDIKGWPIREMPLWIKPFKRKPCEAISLQPAQYRPRDDSEREIIQSMPLLVPCCPRKASTPGFPSSPRPKVDNAPNIMNLLPSCPKVARIPGVPSIQMSQNEYAAMNWPLGVQPFCVKSRKNKSFESVLVLPVHYRTIKDQIIIRGMFYLAPNCPGKARNSGFPSAPRPQGFRAPTMASMIPSCPKSSRVHGLQSTQQSNTGCDAEIKWHADIKPLWEKPQDKDKSCLHILDCPAQYSSIKDKYFMRTMVSLVSSCPANASSSGFPSLQRLESRHLPGKASILPSHLPGTDTTKDKDIALVVDRSPCQNSLAPKPDSVNQPPKISEVMERLLASTPLGPSEDHISDYLSIASKSHIELPCEKLKTLSQPQDISSHKQTYPSEPDHPPLPAHITNDDKEANPVLISVPTLMKENTVFGGKYKRGDEGTIERGHIQCRMWHSTPDTPLILTVRERSGSMTALVPACPRTSSIPGFPSMQITSTGTGLGSCSVDKSTLWEKQSKALHVLQVDIPKEQRDMMTGMVNLGPSCPKRARTDGFPSVDSPKSVVCQVERAANMVNLTPSCPSVARVIGMPSIRNAYINETAWPVNKFPTWQKPLKRKTSVTILSTPFPQMSKRNKKMMKNMFAIVPSCPSASSIPGFPSARRTQKAQMPSMKSLFPSCPNKSNIAGIPSKLAQPADKPNVEWLNVRGDLWVRQPQKRPDLPRQIFVEDTKICSTMWALVPSCPIAASVPGFPSAPQHITDKHQIRKEPAMGNIAHACPKLSIVPGMPSQDETNVDQIPDKTVLWEKPPQMKSFAIEMLESGDKTIGKDMVSLVPSCPEVARHPGFPSAPRSHVNLEPNMVDILPCCPKIARVPGCPSIESAVASERPSDIQFFIWSKPLKDKLVGITGITCYSGPEYRNMYALVPSCPTKACAPGFPSAPQPKCWEMSNMINMTSSCPKISCAPGIPCTERLQTGPWLFINMPEWEKPFRSPQSLVQTSSVLESLPNESHIMQRMVSLAPICPRKACAQGFPSSPLPVAKKMPYMFSLLPSIPRVSGILGMPSSTMLIFDISHSKPWSVHSCTEVKKPLKERSAMITACQYDRETVANMFLLKPTCPIRATNPGLPSLCRPPVVEEHTSSALSPSCPKESCIPGIPSLLINQAQSQEAVSYKQLSLERPLRATQFGTALPYPITDNTEVYKDMVVLLPSCPRQARIPGFPSAPPPPKVDSESLACPEIAPNDQTENIVKVITEQSVVEDTDVSDLVTCEDIEDTGICIEVKQISDISFIGKPGSPAKGECKEDVVLVDNPSPSSAHDTADLSESGLVLDWEVLEAEDSSVEKEGGSSGLVKTIVDVFHKGYETVAAILHPSSPSPPHPTDMDNLKHFSSSVDPGDTDGLIQSKEEAMGASSYLGAEEAVTFPEAAESYMYHLSEGRSESALEDECWLVEGSGFSVMKKWPPLTEHDLYEINKEEEFSEVKEVEEKALCVDLLSQTKEKTSGQEADSGPSKVLEQSIPTLPVDTEEEQSKQMFLEQGPGHLSAKGAIVPSLLQPTTEETPLVSQRSPSTDGSVVDLVPPRRTKRKDSLNREAVQAVDSDTGNTERVALSSVGKLTPSQRSKKDKSEGSQSVETSAVESVSSMESFEGDRQQQVTLSLLEMVDGVSSKLAVEEKAPQTLDNKADSSKMPQVPTDEKEIEQPRTLDVSLPLPQTKKQLSAPISDDSVPLKTDALENKGTSKDIDTHSAEHNQTVPAALPTAEFVPPPRIKKETPSPLLTKDNSTSKAQSRDRSPAQKELVVPMRKRKGRSQSCKVSQVSGTETGRDMKLEISESDKSLDSEIRSTFNAQSRGRSPGPKDLVVPIRKKKGRSQSCEVSAVSGTGSWRETRLRTQESDKPPTKENRSSFLLTETTSTSNTQSRGRSPGPKDLVVPIRIKKGRSQSCEVAAVSGTGSWRETRLRTQESDKVPAEVSDQKKPDTDISEIISGVKMRKKPAELPVPMPRVIKRRSGSFLDDIPATDKEAWGKAITERLTNLPVPMPRLKKQLSGSFMDVASSHAESQSCAVEAAVEMVAKVREGLSNLPVPMPRAKKTPQWIFPG; encoded by the exons CTGCTTCCCTCTCTGACACGCAGACAG AGTACCAGAGACAGTTGAGCACACTGACAGAAGAGGAGCTCTCCAGTTCAATAAGTCCAA CGGAAGAAAAACAAATGAACCTTGGTCGCACAGAATCAAGAGGCTATGAGAGAAAACGGGAAGGCGACTCTGTGTTTGGACTGGAGGTTGTCAAGGCAGCAAAAGG GTCGGTCTCTGGACAGGGTGCTGTGGTTGCCCCAGAGAGAGACAAGGCAGTTCTTCCCCTGTCTGTGCACCAGTTTCCACATAGCGCTTTGTTAGAGGGAAAGGAGTTGAGAGACTGGAGAGAAGAAACACAGACAGGAAAAGATTGGAAAGAAAGGAGGGAAGAAAAAGAGCAGAAAGTTACTTTCTCTTCTGAGAGAGAAGCATCCAAGAGCATAGGGGATCTTGAAAAGCCTCACTCAGATTGGGG ACCTAATACCATGGTtgctttgctgccatcttgtcCAAGAGTCTCCAGTTCTCCTGGGTTGCCATCCACAATGAGCCATAGTACAGATGAGGCCCAACTTGAGTGGACATTTGATAGGAAAGTGCTGTTGGAGAAGCCATCCAAAAGCATCTCCAAAGTTGCTATCCTTCAGGCCTCTGCACCAGAGAGCTTAAGCAAAGACGAAGAAGAGTATGCAGATACAAAAGGTGTGACATACTTATCACCAAGTTGTCCAAGAGAATCTAGGATTCCAGGACTACCATCTACACACATGCTAATGGCAGATAGTCCAAGGGTTGTCAGAGATCCAAACATGGTGGATCTTCTTATAACCTGTCCAAGAGTATCTAATATTCCTGGTATTCCATCCTGTCAACAAATGAAGGTGGAGGAGCCAAAGGAATGCTTGTGGTCTGAAAGTAAGAAGCCATTATGTCAACCCAGTTGTAGAGAAAAGGTGTTGGTGTTTGATTCCCCAGGCAAAGCATATGAAGACAAAGAAGCCAGAGGGCATATGGTGGCTATAGTCCCAACTTGCCCCCAAGAAAGCAGAATTCCAGGTTTTCCATCTACACCAAGACCAAAAGTGAATCCAAGAGTTCAAATGCCAAGTATGATTGATATTTTACCAACATGCCCCAAATCCACACATATTCCAGGATTGCCAACTGTAATGGTCTCAAATGAAACACTGTCCTTGAAGTGGCCATCTGAAGATATTGTATTTTATAAACCATTTAAGGGAAAACCAAGGATCCTTCATTTTCATGACCTTGGTAAATTCTATCATGATATGGAAATGTTAAAAACTATGGTGGTTCTGGTGCCAACTTGTCCAAGAAAAGCTAGAAACCCTGGTTTTCCATCTGTTCCAAGAGACCCAGAAAAGCTACACCTAAGTAATGCTCCAAGCATGGTTAATATTTTACCAACTTGTCCCAAATCCTCAGGCATTTCTGGGCTACCTTCAAGATTACATACAGGCTCTGGTGGCTGGTTGACATGTAACTCATTGTTGTGGGATAAGCCATTGAAGAGACAAGCATCTGGGATACACCACTTTTCAGCAGGCCTCTTGCCCTTGGAGAAAAATGTTAACATGTCAAACATGAGGCCATCTTGTCCCAAAACTACAAGGATACCTGGTTGTCCTTCAGCACCACGGCCTGAAATATGCAGGGCTCCTAGTATAGTGAACCTTGTGCCCTCGTGCCCGAAAGTTTCTAAAATTATGGGCTTCCCATCAATCAAGGCTCTTAAGGCAGAACAAGATATGCCATGGTGGTACGCATTGGACAATAAACTTTTTTGGGCCAAACAAATAAAGAACACATCCACATTATTTAAACCTTTACCTTCAGGAGTAACATTATCAAAAGAAGGTGGAGATATTGGAAGATCCATGTTTAAACTGGCCCCCACCTGCCCAGGACAAGCAAGAGTGCCTGGTTTCCCATCTGCACCAAAGCCTGAATTGAAAAGGGCCCCAAATATGATAAATTGTTTACCATCCTGTCCAAAGATATCGCGGGTCCCTGGAATACCATCTGCCAAAAAGTTAGTGGAAGAGTTTGATATCAAAGGTTGGCCTATCAGGGAGATGCCATTATGGATCAAACCTTTCAAAAGGAAGCCATGTGAAGCCATAAGTTTGCAACCTGCACAGTATAGACCAAGAGATGATTCTGAAAGGGAGATAATACAAAGTATGCCACTCCTGGTACCATGTTGCCCAAGAAAAGCATCAACACCTGGGTTTCCATCATCACCAAGGCCAAAGGTGGACAACGCTCCAAACATTATGAACCTCCTGCCGTCTTGTCCAAAAGTTGCCAGGATTCCGGGAGTACCGTCCATACAAATGTCCCAAAATGAGTACGCAGCAATGAATTGGCCATTAGGTGTTCAACCTTTTTGTGTTAAATCACGTAAGAACAAATCATTTGAGTCTGTTCTTGTTCTACCAGTTCATTACAGAACAATTAAAGATCAAATTATCATCAGAGGAATGTTCTACCTTGCACCAAATTGTCCAGGAAAAGCCAGAAATTCTGGTTTTCCATCAGCTCCAAGACCCCAAGGGTTCAGGGCACCTACTATGGCCAGTATGATTCCATCATGTCCAAAGTCTTCAAGGGTCCATGGTCTACAATCCACTCAACAATCAAACACAGGTTGTGATGCAGAGATTAAATGGCATGCAGATATAAAACCATTGTGGGAAAAACCACAGGACAAGGACAAGTCATGCCTGCATATACTGGACTGTCCAGCCCAATATAGCTCAATAAAGGACAAATATTTTATGAGAACCATGGTGTCCTTAGTGTCATCCTGTCCAGCAAATGCAAGTTCCTCTGGTTTTCCCTCTCTGCAAAGGTTAGAGTCCAGGCATTTGCCAGGCAAAGCAAGCATACTGCCATCTCACCTACCTGGCACGGACACAACAAAAGACAAAGATATTGCATTGGTTGTTGACAGGAGCCCATGTCAAAATTCTCTTGCTCCAAAGCCTGACTCAGTTAACCAGCCACCAAAGATCAGTGAGGTTATGGAAAGGTTATTGGCATCGACACCACTTGGACCAAGTGAAGATCACATTTCTGACTATCTTTCCATAGCCTCTAAAAGTCATATAGAACTACCTTGTGAAAAACTGAAAACTCTGTCACAGCCACAGGATATTAGTAGTCATAAACAAACATATCCATCTGAACCAGACCATCCACCTCTACCTGCCCATATTACAAATGATGATAAAGAAGCAAACCCAGTCTTAATCTCTGTACCAACCCTTATGAAGGAGAACACAGTCTTTGGGGGGAAATATAAAAGAGGAGATGAGGGCACTATCGAGAGAGG GCATATACAGTGCAGAATGTGGCACTCTACTCCAGATACACCATTAATTTTGACTGTTAGGGAAAG ATCTGGAAGTATGACTGCTTTGGTGCCAGCATGTCCAAGAACAAGCAGTATCCCAGGATTCCCGTCCATGCAAATCACTAGCACAGGCACAGGATTAGGGAGCTGCTCAGTTGACAAAAGCACATTGTGGGAGAAACAATCAAAGGCATTGCATGTCTTGCAAGTGGACATACCAAAAGAGCAAAGAGACATGATGACAGGGATGGTGAATTTAGGACCTTCTTGCCCAAAGAGGGCCAGAACAGATGGTTTTCCATCTGTAGACTCGCCAAAATCAGTGGTCTGTCAAGTCGAAAGGGCAGCAAATATGGTAAATCTCACACCATCTTGCCCAAGTGTAGCTAGAGTCATAGGAATGCCATCCATTAGGAATGCCTACATCAATGAGACAGCTTGGCCAGTTAACAAATTCCCCACATGGCAGAAACCTCTAAAGAGAAAAACATCAGTAACTATATTGTCCACACCATTCCCTCAAATGTCAAAACGAAACAAAAAAATGATGAAAAACATGTTTGCCATTGTTCCCTCATGTCCCTCAGCCTCAAGTATCCCTGGATTCCCATCAGCAAGGAGAACTCAGAAAGCACAAATGCCATCCATGAAGTCTCTGTTCCCATCATGCCCAAACAAATCTAATATTGCTGGTATCCCTTCAAAGTTAGCCCAGCCAGCAGACAAACCTAACGTTGAGTGGCTAAATGTCAGGGGAGATCTGTGGGTGAGGCAACCACAGAAGAGACCAGATTTACCCAGGCAGATATTTGTAGAGGACACAAAGATCTGTAGCACAATGTGGGCTCTGGTGCCATCCTGCCCCATTGCTGCCTCAGTCCCTGGTTTCCCTTCGGCACCTCAGCATATAACAGATAAGCATCAGATACGAAAAGAGCCTGCCATGGGAAATATTGCACATGCTTGCCCAAAGTTGTCTATAGTTCCTGGAATGCCATCTCAAGATGAGACTAATGTTGATCAGATTCCTGACAAAACTGTTCTATGGGAAAAGCCTCCTCAAATGAAGAGTTTTGCCATAGAAATGTTAGAGTCAGGTGATAAAACAATTGGTAAAGATATGGTGTCTTTGGTGCCTTCATGCCCAGAAGTTGCAAGACATCCTGGGTTTCCATCTGCCCCACGATCCCATGTTAATTTAGAGCCAAATATGGTGGATATTCTCCCATGTTGTCCAAAGATAGCAAGGGTTCCTGGTTGCCCATCCATAGAGAGTGCTGTGGCATCAGAAAGGCCTAGTGACATCCAGTTCTTCATTTGGAGCAAGCCATTAAAAGATAAGTTGGTAGGAATTACAGGTATTACTTGTTACTCAGGCCCAGAGTATAGAAATATGTATGCACTTGTGCCATCTTGCCCAACAAAAGCATGTGCTCCTGGGTTCCCATCAGCCCCACAACCCAAGTGTTGGGAAATGTCCAATATGATAAATATGACATCTTCTTGTCCAAAAATATCCTGTGCTCCCGGGATCCCTTGCACTGAGAGACTGCAGACTGGGCCGTGGCTTTTTATCAACATGCCAGAATGGGAGAAACCATTCAGAAGTCCGCAGTCATTGGTACAGACTTCCTCTGTCCTGGAAAGTTTGCCAAATGAAAGTCATATAATGCAAAGAATGGTATCTTTAGCACCAATATGCCCGAGAAAAGCTTGTGCTCAAGGTTTCCCCTCTTCCCCGCTACCAGTAGCTAAAAAGATGCCATATATGTTTTCCCTTCTTCCATCCATCCCAAGAGTCAGTGGCATACTGGGCATGCCCTCTTCAACTATGTTGATTTTTGACATAAGCCATTCAAAACCATGGTCAGTGCACTCATGTACAGAGGTCAAGAAACCACTGAAGGAGAGGTCTGCCATGATCACTGCCTGTCAGTATGATAGAGAGACTGTGGCAAACATGTTTCTCTTGAAACCAACATGTCCAATCAGGGCTACAAATCCTGGCCTTCCATCTTTATGTAGGCCCCCAGTAGTGGAGGAACATACATCGAGTGCGCTTTCTCCTTCATGCCCAAAGGAGTCTTGCATCCCTGGAATTCCCTCTTTACTGATAAACCAAGCTCAATCACAAGAAGCTGTATCATATAAGCAACTGTCACTGGAGAGACCTTTGAGGGCAACACAATTTGGAACTGCACTTCCCTATCCCATAACTGATAACACAGAGGTTTATAAAGATATGGTGGTCTTGCTACCATCTTGCCCAAGACAGGCAAGGATCCCTGGGTTCCCAtctgctcctcctccccctAAAGTGGACTCTGAAAGTCTAGCTTGCCCTGAGATAGCACCGAATGATCAAACTGAGAACATTGTTAAGGTTATCACTGAGCAAAGTGTAGTGGAGGATACAGACGTGTCGGACTTGGTGACATGCGAGGACATTGAAGACACTG GAATATGCATTGAAGTGAAGCAAATAAGTGATATTTCATTCATTGG CAAACCTGGTAGTCCAGCCAAAGGGGAATGTAAAGAGGATGTGGTCCTTGTAGACAACCCCTCCCCATCCTCTGCACATGACACTGCAGACCTCTCAGAGTCTGGGCTTGTGTTAGATTGGGAGGTGTTGGAAGCTGAGGACTCTTCTgtagaaaaagagggagggtcGTCAGGCCTTGTAAAGACGATAGTTGATGTCTTTCACAAAGG TTATGAGACTGTTGCTGCAATATTACATCCCTCAAGCCCATCACCTCCACATCCCACTGATATGGACAATCTCAAgcatttctcctcctctgtggaCCCCGGTGACACTGATGGACTTATTCAAAGCAAGGAGGAAGCAATGGGAGCATCATCATACCTTGGAGCAGAGGAAGCAGTGACGTTTCCTGAAGCTGCAGAGTCATATATGTACCATTtatctgagggcagatctgagTCGGCCTTAGAGGATGAGTGTTGGCTGGTTGAAGGTAGTGGTTTTAGTGTGATGAAGAAATGGCCTCCTCTAACAGAGCATGATCTCTATGAGATCAACAAAGAGGAGGAATTCTCTGAGGTGAAGGAAGTGGAAGAGAAAGCCTTGTGTGTGGACTTGCTGAGCCAAACTAAAGAGAAAACGTCAGGACAGGAGGCAGACTCTGGACCAAGTAAGGTATTGGAGCAGAGCATACCAACACTCCCTGTTGACACAGAGGAGGAACAAAGTAAACAGATGTTTCTGGAACAGGG TCCCGGGCACCTCAGTGCAAAAGGGGCTATTGTTCCTTCTCTTCTACAGCCCACCACTGAGGAGACTCCACTCGTCTCACAAAGGTCTCCCAGCACTGATGGATCAGTAGTCGATCTGGTTCCACCACGACGTACAAAGAGAAAAGACAGTTTAAACAGAGAGGCTGTACAGGCTGTTGATTCAGATACAGGGAACACTGAGAGGGTTGCTCTCTCTAGTGTTGGTAAACTCACTCCATCTCAGCGAAGCAAGAAGGACAAGTCAGAGGGTTCTCAAAGTGTAGAGACTTCTGCTGTTGAAAGTGTGTCTTCGATGGAGTCTTTTGAAGGTGATAGGCAGCAGCAGGTAACTTTGTCCTTACTGGAAATGGTAGATGGGGTTTCCTCTAAACTTGCTGTGGAGGAAAAAGCTCCTCAGACACTGGATAATAAAGCTGATTCATCTAAAATGCCTCAAGTGCCTACagatgagaaagagatagaacaACCTAGAACTTTAGATGTATCTCTCCCGTTGCCACAGACTAAAAAACAACTTAGTGCCCCTATCTCTGATGATTCTGTACCACTTAAAACAGATGCGCTGGAAAACAAGGGTACATCCAAAGACATTGACACTCATTCTGCTGAACACAATCAGACTGTACCTGCAGCTTTGCCAACTGCAGAATTTGTACCACCACCACGTATCAAGAAAGAAacaccctctcctcttctcactaAAGACAATTCTACCTCTAAAGCTCAGTCTAGAGACCGTTCACCAGCACAAAAAGAACTGGTGGTGCCCATGAGAAAAAGGAAGGGCAGGTCTCAATCATGCAAAGTATCCCAAGTAAGCGGTACTGAGACTGGGAGGGATATGAAGCTGGAGATCTCAGAGTCAGATAAATCTCTAGACTCAGAAATCAGGTCCACGTTTAATGCTCAGTCTAGGGGTCGATCACCAGGGCCGAAGGATCTGGTGGTGCCCATTCGAAAGAAGAAGGGCAGGTCTCAGTCATGCGAAGTCTCTGCAGTTAGTGGTACGGGAAGTTGGAGGGAGACAAGGCTAAGGACTCAAGAGTCAGATAAACCTCCAACCAAAGAAAACAGGTCGTCTTTTCTTCTCACAGAAACCACATCCACGTCTAACACTCAGTCTAGGGGTCGATCACCTGGGCCAAAGGACCTGGTGGTGCCCATTCGAATAAAAAAGGGCAGGTCTCAGTCATGCGAAGTCGCTGCAGTTAGTGGTACGGGAAGTTGGAGGGAGACAAGGCTAAGGACTCAAGAGTCAGATAAGGTTCCAGCCGAAGTATCGGATCAGAAGAAACCAGACACAGACATTTCTGAGATCATATCTGGAGTGAAGATGCGGAAGAAACCTGCAGAGCTGCCTGTTCCCATGCCCCGTGTTATCAAGCGCCGGAGCGGATCATTTCTAGATGACATTCCAGCAACGGACAAAGAGGCCTGGGGTAAGGCCATCACTGAGAGGCTAACAAACTTACCTGTTCCCATGCCTCGGCTGAAGAAGCAATTGAGTGGATCTTTCATGGATGTTGCCTCATCACATGCAGAATCTCAGTCATGTGCAGTGGAAGCAGCAGTGGAGATGGTGGCCAAGGTGAGAGAGGGCCTGTCAAATTTACCTGTCCCGATGCCTCGTGCTAAAAAAACGCCTCAGTGGATCTTTCCTGGATGA